DNA from Mycobacterium bourgelatii:
GGTGATCACATCGAAGTCGTAGTTCTCGTACCCGCAGTAGGGTTCGGCCCTACGCAAGTCGTGCGGCAAGCCGGTGGAGCGCAGGATCGGGCCGGTGACGCCCAGCGCCATACACCCCGCCAGGTCCAGGTAGCCGATGTCCTGGGTGCGCGCTTTCCAGATGGCGTTTTCGTTGAGCAACTCGCCCATCTCGCGCAGCGGGACCTTCAGTGCCTCGAGCGATTCGGCGATGTAGTCAACCGCATTGGGTGGCAGGTCCTGCGCCAGCCCACCCGGGCGGATGTACGCGTGGTTCATCCGCAGACCGGTGATGTGTTCGAAGATGGTCAGCACGATCTCGCGCGCCCGGAAGCCGATGAACATGGCGGTCATCGCGCCAAGCTCCATGCCGCCGGTGGCCAACGCGACCAGGTGCGACGAGATTCGGTTGAGCTCCATCAGCATCACCCGAATGATGTTGACCCGCTCCGGGATTTCGTCGGTGATGCCGAGCAGCTTCTCCACGCCCAGGCAGTACGCGACCTCGTTGAAAAACGGTGACAGGTAATCCATCCGGGTCACGAACGTGACGCCCTGGGTCCAGTACCGAAATTCCAGGTTCTTCTCGATTCCGGTGTGCAAGTAGCCGATTCCACACCGGACCTCGGTGATGGTTTCGCCTTCGATCTCGAGGATCAGCCGCAACACCCCATGGGTGGACGGGTGCTGGGGCCCCATGTTGACGACGATGCGTTCGCCGGGATCCGCGTTGCGTGCAGCTTCGATGACTTGATCCCAGTCCTGGCCGCCGGCCAACAGGACTGTCTCGGCGGTGTCGGTCATTCTTCTTTTCCGTCTTTTCGCATTAGTTGTAGCCCCTGCGCTCGTCGGGCGGAGGTATCTTGGCGCCCTTGTATTCGACCGGGATGCCGCCGAGCGGGTAGTCCTTGCGTTGCGGGTGTCCGTGCCAGTCGTCCGGCATCTCGATGCGGGTCAACGACGGATGGCCGTCGAAGATGATTCCGAAGAAGTCGTACGTCTCGCGCTCGTGCCAGTCGTTGGTCGGATAAATGGCGAAGAGCGACGGGATGTGCGGATCACTGTCTGGCGCAGACACTTCCAGCCGCAGTCGGCGGGAGTGGGTTATCGACCTCAACGGGTAGACCGCGTGCAATTCCCGGCCTGTCTCGTTGGGGTAGTGCACCCCGTTCACACCCAGGCAAAGTTCGAAACGCAGTTCGGGTTCATCCCGCAGTCGCTGGGCCACCTGCGGCAATCGGTCCCGGGTGACGTGCAGGGTCAACTCGTCGCGGTAGACGACGACCTTCTCTATCGTCTCGTCGAATTCGAGCCCGTCGCGCTGCAGCGCCTCTTCCAACCGGTCGACGACCTCGTCGAAGTAACTGCCGTACGGCCGCGGCGTACCCCCGGGGAGGGTGACTTTGCGGACCAGGCGCCCATATCCGGAGGTGTCGCCGGTCCCCTGCACGCCGAACATGCCGCGGCGGACATTGATCACCTCTTCATTGGCGGTTTCTCCGCCGGACGGAACATCCGTTCCCGTCGGAGTAAGCGTCGCTCCCTGCGGGTCGTGATCCGGTGAGCTCATCGCAGCAACCCGCGCATCTCGATGGTGGGCCGGGCCGACAACGCTGCCTCTTCGGCTTCGGCGATGGCACGCTCCCGGTTGACGCCCAGCGGCATCTCCTGAATCTTCTCGTGCAACTTCAGGATTGCGTGCAACAGCATTTCCGGCCGGGGCGGACAGCCGGGCAAGTAGATGTCCACCGGCACGACGTGGTCGACGCCCTGCACGATCGCGTAGTTGTTGAACATCCCGCCCGACGAGGCGCAGACGCCCATCGCCAGAACCCACTTCGGCTCGGCCATCTGGTCGTAAACCTGGCGCAGCACCGGGGCCATCTTCTGGCTGACCCGTCCGGCGACGATCATCAGGTCCGCCTGCCGCGGCGTCGCCGAGAACCGCTCCATGCCGAACCGTGCGATGTCAAACCTCGGGCCGGCCGTCGCCATCATCTCGATGGCGCAGCAGGCCAACCCGAAGGTGGCCGGCCACAGGGAGTTCTTGCGGACGTAGCCCGCCACCTTTTCGACGGTCGACAGCAGTATCCCGCCGGGTAATTGTTCTTCGAGACCCACGTCCCTACCTCAATCCCAGGTCAGGCCTCCGCGGCGCCACACATAGGCGTACGCCACGAACACCGTGAGCATGAAAATGACCATTTCGACCAGCGCGAACTTGCCCAGGTAGTCAAAGGTGACCGCCCACGGGTAGAGGAACACGATCTCGATGTCGAAAACGATGAACAACATCGCCGTCAGGTAGTACTTGATCGGAAACCGCTGGCCGGTCGCCGTCTGCCCAGCGGGCGAACGGGATGTCATGTCGGTCGGCTCGATGCCGCACTCGTACGCGGCCTGTTTGGACCGGTTGTAGCGGGACGGGCCGACGATGCTCGCGAGTACCACCGAGCCCACGGCGAAGACGGCGGCAAGCGCGGCGAGGACCAGAATGGGTACGTAGACGTTCAAGTCGCTCCAAGATCCGTCGTATGGGGCCGCCAGCGCGGCGGCCGGGCGGTAGCGGGGCTGCTGTGAAGGACCGGTTCGTGTGGGCCGTCACAATATGCATCAACATAGTCGTGCGTCACACAGCGCACATGTTGGGGGTCAACCAACTGGACACGCGTCGATTCCCAGGTTGCGCGTCCGAGAGGGACCACGTATCCGCAGCTTGGCTATATGATGTGACCAAACCAGCGAATTCGCGGAGCTATGTTGTTACGCTCTGAATTCACCGGTTAGTCAGCTGGGAGGAATGGAGCTGTGAGCTTTTTCACGCTGCCGCCGGAAATCAACTCGTTGCGCATGTTTTTGGGCGCCGGTTCCGGGCCGATGTTGGCTGCGGCCGCGGCCTGGGAGGGCCTAGCCGACGAGTTGGCTGCCGCGGCGCAATCGTTTCAGTCGGTGACCGCCGGTTTGGCTGGTCAGGCGTGGCAGGGCCCGGCAGCGCAGGCGATGGCCGCCGCGGCGGCTCCGTATGCGGGGTGGCTGGCGGCGGCGGCGACGCAGTCGGCCGGTGCATCGGCGCAGGCGCGGGCGGTGGCCAGCATGTTCGAGGCGGCCAAGGCCGCAACCGTGCTCCCGCAGGCAGTCGCGGCCAACCGCGACGCCTTCGTGCAGCTGGTGATGACGAACCTCTTCGGCCAGAACGCACCGGCCATAGCCTTCGCCGAGAGCCTCTATGAGGAGATGTGGGCCGCGGACGTGGCCGCCATGTCCGGCTACTACTCCGGCGTGTCGTCGGTGGCGGCGCAGGTCGTGCCGTGGAGCAGCGTGCTGAAGGGCCTTCCCGGGTTGGGCGGCGCCAACGGCGCCGGTGCCGAGACCGGGGGCGGGGCACTGGCCGCAGGTGCCGCAGGCACCGGTGTCGCGGGCGCCGGTGGGGGTGGCGGTGGCGAGCAGGCCGTCGCCAGTGGTGGCGGCGGTGTCGCTGCCGGCGGCGGTGGGCCCGTAGCCGGCGGCGCGCAGGACCTGCTCGGGGCGAATACCGGCGCCGGGTTCACGCAAGGTGATCCTTCGGCTGGGGCCGTGAGTGCGGGCGGCTACACGGCGGCGGCCAGCGGCGGCATGACCGCGGCTAACCCCGGCATGATGATGAGTCCGGCGATGATGGCCGGCCCGATGATGATGGCCGGCATGGCCGCTAACAGCGGCGGCCAGTCGGGCGTCATCAATGCCGGTCCGGTCAAGGGCCCCAAGTCCAAAGAAGAGGAAGAAGCCGAGGCCAAGCGGGCTGCAGAAGCCGCAGCAGCGGAAGAAGCCGCGTTGGAAGCCGAGGCTGCCGAAGAAGGCGTGGAAGTCGCCCCAGAGGTTCCGGCAATGAGCGTGCTGGCTACCGCGGACCCGGAAGCCGCAGCCAAGGCGGCGCCGGGAGCGGCGACCACGCAGGCAACCCGCACCCGGGTTTCTGGAATTCCGGAGGCGGGATTACGAGTCGGGGCGAAGGCCAAGGACGAGGAGTCTTCCGAGACGGGAGAGAAGGTGCCTACGCTCCGGCCGGAGCCGAAGGAATTCCGCCCCCAGGTCGAGGAAGAAGAGGAGCAGCAGCTGCAAATACGCGGCGGCTAGTGCGTCGGCGTCCGCAGCAGACCCAGCACGGTCCTGCCCAGCACGATCGGGTCGATCGGATGGGGCACCGCAGCCTCGGCTCGTGACCAACTGGCCAGCCAGGCATCGTCCGGGCGACCGGTGAGCACCAGGATGGGCGGACACGTCGTCAATTCGTCCTTGAGCTGCTTGGCGATCCCCATGCCTCCGGTGGGCGTGGCCTCACCGTCGAGGATGGCCAGATCGATGCCCCCCTCATCCATCTGCCGGATGACCATGGGCCCGGTCGCTACCTCGACGTAGCTAAATTCGGGTAGATCCGGGTGCAGGCGCTTGCCCAATGCCTGTATCACCTGCTCACGGGTGTGGACGTTGTCGCTGTAGACCAGGATCCGCAATTTTTCAGTGGAGTCGGGCACGGTGAAAGATGCTACTGCGCGGCCTGTACGAAGATCAGTTCGGCCGTTGTCGTCACGGTCGGGGCGATCATGCCGAGCCTGTTCCAGTCCACGCCGAACTGAATCCGATCGATTTGGGCTTCCCCGCAGACCCGCACCGACCCGTCGCTGAGTTCGGTGATCGTGACCGGCAGCGGCACCGGATCGGTTACGCCTTTGATGGTGAAGGTTGCCTTCAGGTCAGCGCCCTTGCCTTGGGTCGGCTGCAGCGCGCTGACCACGACGCGGATCTGCGGATAGCGGTCCGCGTCGAAGAAATCGGCCGAGAGCAGGTGCTTGTCCCGGGCCTTGATGCCGGTGCGCAGCGACGCGACCTCGATCTCCAGGTGACCGGTGACCGCTCCATCGCTGGACAGCTCGCCGCGCCCGCTGAGCTCGTGGAACTCGCCCTTGACGGGGATGAGGCCCCACATGTTCTTGACCTTGAAGCCGACGACCGAGCGGTCTGCGACGAGATTCCATCCACCGGTCGTGTCAGGATCGCTGAGCAGCGTTTCCAGCGTCGTCATCGTCTGCCTCGCTGTCTATCCGTTGGAGCTCGTTGTTGGAGGCCGTGGGAGGTCAGGCCAGTAACACCGCGATGTCGGCGGGGTCGAAGTATTCGTCGATACGGTTGATAAAACCATTTATGTCCAGCTTGATCACGATGCAAACCCGCAGGGCGATCGTCTGGCCTGCGGTACCGGTCGCATGCAGCACGTGTTGCTGGACGAAACCCCGGGCGGCGCCATCGGAGCCACCGGAGCCACCGGAGCCATTGTCGAAGACCTGGCGGTCCAGAATTTCGTAGCGGCGCTCGGTGGTGACCGAGATGAACCACTCGATCACCCGCAGCGCGCGCGGCTTGTCATCGTCGCGACGGGCGCCGGGCCGCCACACCAAGATGTCGTCGCTCCACATCCGTTCGACCGTCGCGATGTCGGTGTTCTCGATCGCGGCGAACAGCCTGTCGGCCACGTCGAGGATTTGGGCCTTGCTCGCGTCGTCGCCAGTGGGCATGCGAGTCACTCCTATTCGCTGTCGTAACCGGGGTGGGCGGCCGCCAACCGATGTCGTACCAAGGCGCTCAAACAGTTCAGGACGGCCTCGTCGCGCCCGTCGAGTTGGCCGGACCGGATCGCGGCGGCCAGGCTGGCCTCGTCGGCGAAGCCGAGCTCAGCGAGCGACGACCGGACCTCGGAGGCTTCGGCGTCGGCGGGGCCGAGCAGTTCGCGCTCCACGATGCGCAAGGCGTTGGCGGCCACCCTGGCGTGGAAGTTGACCTGGCCGCCGGTCGCCTCCCGGATCTCGCCTTCCAGGAACTCGGCGACGGCGGCTACCAGTTCCGCCGCGGTCGGACGGCCATGAGTCATGCCCGGTCCTCCTTGAGTAGCTGGATCAGATCCCACTCGTTCTCACACACCCGGCGACCGATCGTCGCCAACTCCACCGAGCGAGTCTGCCCGCTCAAGTGGCGTTCCGCCTGGTACCGGCAGATGATTCCCCAGCGCAGGGTGGCCAGCACCAGCCACCACCGAAACGCCTTGCGGTCTATTGCCGTACCGCTGGCGTCCTCGTAGGCGCGCAGAAAGCTTTCGATGCTGCCCAGACCGCCGGCCCCGTGACTGGGGGGTGCGCCGAATCGCCAGGCACGCACGCAGAACCAGGCCAAGTCCTCGTATGCGTCGCCGACGTGCACCAGCTCCCAATCCAGCACGGCGGCGAGGTCTGATCCGTCGACGATGAGATTTCCCATCCGAAAGTCACCGTGCACCAGAACCGGTGGCGACGGGGCCGGCCGGTGCGCGGTCAGCCAGCGGAAGGTCCATTCGAAAGTGGCGGTGGTGTCGCCCATCTCGTCCAGTCGCTCCCGCCACTGCGTAATCGGGTCCTCGTGGAGCAGTTCGGGGTCGTTGGCGGCCGCCCGGTGGATGGCCGCCAGGGCGCGGGCGCACTGCGTCAGCAGCCGCTCGCGGCCCGGGTCGTCGAGCTGACGCTGGATGCGTCGGACGATGGTTTCACCCTTGATCTCGTCGCAGATCAAAAACGGATTTCCCAGTGTCGCAGGGGAATTGTCGGCGACCAAGACATGCGGCACGGGTGCCCCCGCCGCCGCTGCCGCCGCCTGAACCCGCGCTTCCAGTTCCATGCTCGCGTGCACGTCGTCGGGCGGCCCGGTGCGCAGGATCAGCGGTCGATTGCCCGCCTCGGTGACGGCGTCGAACGCCCATGTCGTCCTGCTGGCGCCACCGGTCAGGGGGCGCAGATTGGCTACCGTCACCTCAGCGCGCATCACCGAGGTAAGCAGCGCAGACACGCTGTCCGCGAGCGTCGTGCCCTGGGTCACTTCTTGCCGAACTTGAACAGCCGCTGGGCAACTCGGCGAATCTGGATTTCTTCGGCACCCTCGGTGATGCGGTAGCGACGGTGATGGCGATAGATGTGCTCGAACGGCTCGTGTCGGCTGTAGCCGACGCCGCCGCAGACCTGCATCGCGCGGTCGGCGGCTTCGCAAACCAGACGATTCGCCCGGTAGTTGGCCATCGACACCTTGTCGGACACCTCCATGTGGTGGTTGTTGTCCAATTGCGTGGCCGCGTAATACACCAATAGGCGCACCATCTGCGCCTCGGTCTGCAATTCGACCAGCGGCCACTGTACGGCCTGGTTCACCGCCAGCGGCTTACCGAACACGATGCGTTCGCCGGCATAGGCCACCGCGCGGTCGATGCAGTGCTGCGCGGCGCCGAGGCTGCTGGCGGCCTGACGAATCCTGTTCTCGTGCAAGAACGTCTGGCCCACCTCGAGGCCGCGGTCGACCTCGCCCAGCACCGCGTCGCCGGGGACCCGGACGTCCTTCAGTTCGACCTCGGCGTGGTCGGTGGGCATGTTGAACGTCCACCAGTAGTACGGCACGGTGAAGCCCGGGGTGTCGGTCGGCACCAGGAACGCGGTGATACCCGTGGCTTGCCCGGCCTCACCCGAAGTGCGGGCGAACACGAGGTCGTGGGTGGCGCGGTGCACCCCGGTGTTGAACCGCTTGGCGCCGTTGATGATCCAGCTGTCGCCATCCTTGACCGCGGTGGTCTCCAGCCACGTGGCGTCGGACCCGTGCTTGGGTTCGGTCAGCCCGAATGCCATCGACCGCTCGCCGGTGATCAGCGCCTCGGTCCACTCCTTCTTCTGCTCTTCGGTGCCGAACCGGTCCATCATGATCACCTGCGGGAAGTTGCCGACGATCGACGACTCGTCCTGCAGATCGTTGTGCAATCCAAGACCCTTGTGCGCCAAGTGTTCCCGGATGACCGCCATGTCCAAGTTGGTACCGTCGCGGCCACCGAACCGGGACGGCAGGCCGTAACGCAGCCAGCCCGCCTTGTCGGCGCGCCTGCGCATTTCGGCGAGCAGGTCTTCCCATTCCCGCCGCGGGATGCCGCCGTTGTCCCAGTCGGTGCGGGCGTTCTCCCGACGATGGTCGAAGTACTGGATGTTCTCCCGTTCCAGCGGTTTGATCTCGGTCTCGATGAAGTCGTCCATCTCCGCGAGTAGACCCGGAAGGTGTTCGGGGAGGGTGAAATCCACGTTGATATCTCCTCTGTTGCGGTGGACTCTATTCGTTCTGGTATCCGGGATTGGCGACCGCCAGCCGCTGTTGTGCCAGTACCCGCAAGCAGGAGGTGACGTCAGCGGCGCGGTCGTCGAGATCACCGTTGCGAATCGCCGCCGCCAGTTGGGCTTCGTCGGAGAAGCCGAGGCGGGCCAGCGCAGCCCGGGAGGTTGCATCCCCGGCCGGGTCGCCGAGCATTTCGCGCTCGACGATTCGCAGCGCGGCTACGGCCGCGGCGATTTCGTCGTGGCTGTGCGGGCTGGCGGTGGCGGCCGGCAAGACATGCTCTTCCAGGAACTGGGTGACCAACGCCAGCAGCTCGGTGGCGGTGCGGTCCCGGGACGGGGACTCGTTCGAACTCATTTACCCGTTCCCTCGCCGATGAGGTTGAGCAGGTCCCATTCGGTCTCGCAAATCCGGCGGCCCATGATGGCCGCCCTCATCGAGGGGACCTGGGCCGTCCGTCCGATCTGGGCTTCCGAGAAGTTCATGATTCCCCGCAGCAGCGCCGCCATCACCCGCCACCAGTGAAACCTCACTCGGTCGACGGTAGTCCCGCTGGCTTCTTCGTAGGCGCCCAGGAAGGTGTCGATGCTGCCCAGACCGCCCGCGCCCCTGGTCAGCGGGGCGCCGTAGCGCCAGGCCCGGTCGCAGAACCAGGCCAGGTCTTCGCATGCGTCGCCGACGTGCAGATACCGCCACCCAAGTATGGCGGTCAGGTGCATGCCATCGACCGCGAGATTCCCCATTCGGAAGTCGCCGTTGACCACCACCGCCGGCGATGGGGGTGGTTGGTGGGTGAGCAGCCACCGATAAGCCCATTCGAAAGCGGCGGGTGCGTCGGCCAGGGCGTCGAGTGAGGCGCGGTAGATCGCGAGGCGGTCCTGGCGGGCCTTTTCCGGTTCAGCGGTCTCGATCCGATGGATGCGAGACAGCGCGAGCGCGCACTGTCGCAGCAGTTGCGCACGGCCGCCGGCGTGTCGGCCGGCGCTGTCGAGCCGGCGCACAATCACGGAGTGTTCCGTTTCGCCCCTGGGCATTTCGAGGATCACGTAAGGACTGCCCAGCGTGGCATCGGAGTCGTCGGCGGCAACGACGCGCGGCACCGGAACCCCTTTCGCCTTGGCGCTGAAGTGGGCATGAGCTTGCAGCTGCGGGGCGGCCTCGATCGAACTGCGGTTCACCGGTTCCAGGCGCAGGATCAGCGTGCCGCGGCCCGCCGGGCTGGTGGCGTCGAATGCCCAGGCGGCGGCCCCGTAGTTGCGACGCAGTGGGCGCAGGTTGTCAATCGTGATGCTTGCCGCGTCCACTTTCAGCGTGCCACCGATCACTGCACGCAACTTGTCGGCCAGCTCTTCGACCCCGGTCAACGATCTCCTTACCCGCCGTACAGTGTCTTCTTCCAGACCGTGGACAACGTCTTGATCGCATCGTCGTCGTTGATCGTGACCCCTAGCCCCCGCGGGCCGTCCTGTCCCGATGCGCCGACGAAGACGGTCGTGAAGTTCTCGAAGAGCAAGGCTATCGCGGCGGCGATGTGTTCGGCGTTGAGGTCGGCCGCGTAGCCCTGCTCCTGCGCCCGGCGCACCGAGGCGGCCACAATGTCCATGCCGAACCGCCGGAACTCGTTCTGCACTGCAGCGAACCGCTGCTGGGTGGCGGCCAACTGGGCGACGGCGATCATGATGCCGATGTTTTGTTTGAACATGTTCCAGTAACCGGTGACCGCCGTAGTGAAAAACGTGTCGTCGTTGGGCGACTCCGGCAGCGACACGCTCTGCCCCGACGGTGCGACCACATCGTGCAGAAATGACTCCGCCAGCGCGGCCAGTAGATCTTCCTTGTCGGTGAAGTACCGGTAGAAGACCGCCGACGATTTTCCTGCGGCCGAGGTGATGTCGGCCAGGGTGGTTCCGTGAAAGCCACGCTCAGCAAACAGCTTTCGCGCTGCCTGTTCGATCGCCTCCCGCGTTTGGCGGCCTTTGGCGCTGAGCGTGCTGGCGGGCATCAGCTGCGAATCCGGTCGCCCGCACGCAACAGGGCACTGGGTAAGTCATGTCCTACAACGGATTTCGCGACTTCAGCGGCGGCGATCGCGGCGGCCAGGTCGATATCTACCTCGAACCCGCTGTCGGTCAGCAGATACACCAGATCCTCGGTGGCGATGTTGCCGGTCGCGCCTGGCGCAAACGGGCAACCACCGAGCCCGCCGGCGGAGGCGTCCAACCGGGTGACGCCGGCGGTGACGGCGGCATAGGCGCTGGCCAGTCCCGCGCCACGGGTGTTGTGGAAATGTCCGCCCAACGCGAGGTCACCGATCACCGGACGAAGTTGTGCGATAAGCGAACTGACCCGACCGGGGGTGGCGGTGCCGATGGTGTCGGCGATGGAGAAGCGGTCCACACCCTGGTCTCGTGCCGCGGCGGCGATATCGAGCACTCGCTGGGGCGGGGTGGGTCCCTCGAAGGGGGAGTCCCACGCGGTGGCGACGATGACCTCGACGGCGACACCGCTGCCGTGCGCGATCGCGACGATATCCGCGATCTGTTCGGTGGCCTCGGCGCTGGTGCGCCCGACATTTTTCATGCTGAACGTGTCGTCGGCAGCCACCACGTACTCGATCGAGCGGAACCCCGCCGCGATGGCCCGCTTGGCGCCGTTCGGGCTGGCCACCAGGGCCGAAAAATCGATGTCGGGGTAGTTGTGCAGTTCGGCCGCGAGTTCGGCGGCGTCGGCCATCGACGGCACTTTCGTCGGGGAGACGAACGCCGTCGCCTCCACCTCACGGACGCCCGTGGCCGCCACGGCGGCAAGCAGTTCCAGCTTGGCCGCCAACGGGATTGGCTTCTCGATCTGCAGACCGTCGCGCAGCGCCACTTCGCGAATCGAGATGTGCGTCATCTCAGATCACCTCTTCGGCACGCAAATCGGCAAGCTCGTCGTGTGTCTTGCCGAGCAGTCCGACATAGACGTCGTCGTTGTGCTGGCCCGGATACGCGGGGCCGGCATTGCGGACGCTGCCCGGGGACTCCGACAGCACCGGCACGATCCCCGGTCCCAGCACGGGTCGCTGCAGGCGCTCGTCGAAGTGTTCGACCAGCATGCCGCGGGCCCGCAGTTGCGGATCGTTGACCACCTCGGCGACGGTGTTGATCGGCCCGGCGATAACGCCTGCGGCGGAGAGGGTTTCGATGATGTCGGCTGGCTGTCGCTCGGCCGCCCACGCGCCGATGATCTTGTCCAGTTCGTCCTGATTGCGTCCGCGGGCGCCGTGTGTGGCGAACCGCTCGTCGGTGGCCAGTTCCGGACGGTCCATCGCCTGGCAGAGGCGCGCGAACACGGTGTCTTGGTTGGCCGCGATCACCACCCAGGACCCGTCGGCGCTGCGGTAGATGTTGGAGGGCGCGATGCCTTCCAGTCGGGTGCCCGACGGTCCGCGCACGACCCCACCCACGTCGTAGTCCGGGATGGTGGATTCCTGTACGGCCAGGCATGATTCGGTCAAGGCTACGTCGACCACCTGGCCGTGCCCGGTCACGCTGCGGCGATAGAGGGCGGCCAGGGCGCCCTGGGCGCCGAACATGCCGGCCAGGCTGTCACCGAGCGACAGGGCAAGCCGCGGCGGCGGGCCACCGGGAAACCCGTTGAGGTGGCGCAAGCCACTGGCCGCCTCGGCGACGGAGGCGTAACCCGCCTTGCGCGCGTCGGGCCCGGTCTGCCCGTAGCCCGACACCCGGACCAGGATGATGCCCGAGTTGCGTTGGCTGAGCACGTCGTAACCCAAGTCCCACTTTTCGAGGGTGCCCGGCCGGAAGTTCTCGACGACGATGTCGGACTTGTCCACCAGCTCGAGAAACAACTCGCGACCGCGCGGCCGGCGCAGGTCGAGGGTGATCGCTTTCTTGTTGCGGGCATGGACCGTCCAGAAGACGTGGTGGCCGTCCAGTTCGGCTTGACCCCAGGTTCGTAGCGGATCCGGGGCGCCGGGTGGTTCCACCTTGATGACCTCGGCGCCCATGTCGCCGAGCAGTCGTCCGGCGAACGGGCCCGCGATCAGGGTGCCCAGTTCAAGCACCCGGATGCCGTCCAATGCGCCACTAACCGTCATTCCGACCCCACGAAGTCGTGGCGAGTCAGCCAGTCGGTCACTATGCCGACGGCCTCGCGCAACTTGTCGCGCTGGTCAGGACCCGCGTAATAGTGTGTGGCGCCCGAAATTTCGTGCATCTCCTTGTCGGGATGACCGATCGCCTCGAAGAGGCGTCGGGTGTGGCTGGGGGTGCATGCGTCGTCGGCCAGGTTACCGATGACCAGCGCGGGAACGGCGATGTCGGGGCCGCACGCCACACCGTCGCCCCGGGCGTCGTCGTAGCTCCATTGCGACAGCCAGCCGCGCAGCGTCGAGAACCGGGCCAGCCCCACCGGGCTCATGTTCACCACCCGCGGGTCGCCCAGGTAGCAGGTGCCCGGGGTGCGCTCGTTGGGGTCGACGGTCGGGTCCAGCCAGCGCGGGTCGGCCATGGTGCCGTGCACGACGAAGCAGAACTCCTCGTCGGGGCGGCCGGCGGCGCGCAACTCGGCCAGCTTGTCCCTGACCCAGGCGGTGATGCGGCGATTGCGGTCGATCTGCGCCTGGCGATACCGCTGCAGGAACTCCTCGCTGTACGGCGGCTGGTTGGGGTTGTCCGGGTTGTAAAGATCCAGTTCGGGATCGCGCTTGGTGGGGTCGGATTCGTCGAGTATCGAGGCGTCCAGCCACTCGGTCAGGGTGCCGTGCCGGCTGATGTGGGCGGCGAGCAGCATGATGCCGTCGGCCGGAATCAGGTCCAGCTGGGTCAGGTCGGGGCCGTCGCCGGACGGGCTGGCCGTGATGGTGGGCTTTTGCGCCTGCTGCTGATAGAACACCGACAGCGAACCGCCGCCGCTCCAGCCGGCCAGCACCACCTTTTGATAGCCCAGCCGGTTCTTGGCGTCCTTGATGCACTCGCCGAGGTCCTCGACGACCTTTTCCATCATCAATGCCGAATCCGTCCCGCGGAACCGGCTGTTGCAGTAGATGACGTGGTGGCCGGCGCGGGCCAGCGCATTGATCATCGGCAGGTAGGCGCCCCCGCCGATGGGGTGCATGAACACCAGCACGGTGTCTGACGGCTTGTCCTTGGGCTTGAGCAGGAAGCTTTCCAGGACGGTGATCTCGGCCAGCCCGCCGTAGACGTCGCGGACACCGGAATTATTTTGGAAGGCAACCAGATACGGGATGCGTTCGTAGTCGTACTTGACGGCTTGAGTCATTTCGATGTTGTCCTACCTCAGTGTTGTCCGAGATCGTTGGCCAGAATTTCGGCCGAGGGTGTCAGGCGCCGGCGGGTGTCGATGGCGATCACCTGCCAGTCGACGCTGGAGTATTCGTCGAACTTGCGACGCGCTCGTTCTCGCGCCTTCTCCGGGGCTCCGTGGTGAACCCCTTGCGGCGCATGCGAGATCAGGCCCGGCGGCATCGGGATCCCATACAGCGAGCCGCCGTGGAAGAACGCGATCTCGTCGTAGTCGACGTTGCGGTGATACCACGGTGTGCGCTCGGTGCCGGGAACGGTTTCGGCCGGCTTAGGTAGGAAGTTCATCACGTAGACGCCCGTGGCCTGCATGAACAGGTGCACCGTCGGCGGCAGGTGCACGCTGTCTGAGGTGACGACGGTGTAGTCGGCGATGTTGAACGTGAAGGCGAAGTTGTCGCCGCGCCAACCTTCGACGTCGATCGGATTGTGTTGGTAGTACAGCGTTGTCG
Protein-coding regions in this window:
- a CDS encoding hydroxymethylglutaryl-CoA lyase, whose amino-acid sequence is MTHISIREVALRDGLQIEKPIPLAAKLELLAAVAATGVREVEATAFVSPTKVPSMADAAELAAELHNYPDIDFSALVASPNGAKRAIAAGFRSIEYVVAADDTFSMKNVGRTSAEATEQIADIVAIAHGSGVAVEVIVATAWDSPFEGPTPPQRVLDIAAAARDQGVDRFSIADTIGTATPGRVSSLIAQLRPVIGDLALGGHFHNTRGAGLASAYAAVTAGVTRLDASAGGLGGCPFAPGATGNIATEDLVYLLTDSGFEVDIDLAAAIAAAEVAKSVVGHDLPSALLRAGDRIRS
- a CDS encoding CaiB/BaiF CoA transferase family protein, which gives rise to MTVSGALDGIRVLELGTLIAGPFAGRLLGDMGAEVIKVEPPGAPDPLRTWGQAELDGHHVFWTVHARNKKAITLDLRRPRGRELFLELVDKSDIVVENFRPGTLEKWDLGYDVLSQRNSGIILVRVSGYGQTGPDARKAGYASVAEAASGLRHLNGFPGGPPPRLALSLGDSLAGMFGAQGALAALYRRSVTGHGQVVDVALTESCLAVQESTIPDYDVGGVVRGPSGTRLEGIAPSNIYRSADGSWVVIAANQDTVFARLCQAMDRPELATDERFATHGARGRNQDELDKIIGAWAAERQPADIIETLSAAGVIAGPINTVAEVVNDPQLRARGMLVEHFDERLQRPVLGPGIVPVLSESPGSVRNAGPAYPGQHNDDVYVGLLGKTHDELADLRAEEVI
- a CDS encoding alpha/beta hydrolase, with product MTQAVKYDYERIPYLVAFQNNSGVRDVYGGLAEITVLESFLLKPKDKPSDTVLVFMHPIGGGAYLPMINALARAGHHVIYCNSRFRGTDSALMMEKVVEDLGECIKDAKNRLGYQKVVLAGWSGGGSLSVFYQQQAQKPTITASPSGDGPDLTQLDLIPADGIMLLAAHISRHGTLTEWLDASILDESDPTKRDPELDLYNPDNPNQPPYSEEFLQRYRQAQIDRNRRITAWVRDKLAELRAAGRPDEEFCFVVHGTMADPRWLDPTVDPNERTPGTCYLGDPRVVNMSPVGLARFSTLRGWLSQWSYDDARGDGVACGPDIAVPALVIGNLADDACTPSHTRRLFEAIGHPDKEMHEISGATHYYAGPDQRDKLREAVGIVTDWLTRHDFVGSE